A section of the Aminiphilus circumscriptus DSM 16581 genome encodes:
- a CDS encoding HD-GYP domain-containing protein, translating into MATTKGMAFFEDHLATLASRQVAEYKDMFDLLEENGDALLLRFLEDLKMHYAEEGRLPSEAPDEELASLMRRFVRASGTSPFDPGTFRYYLIDSKGRVTRTNHPPDLGLDLSQFTRLWRTLRTMVPGEVRLQRATSATMTDDYNKYAYWKLQDDTILEVSVSVPRKHMDKYLEKIRGMLNFPFVNSLAFASLATRRLETGDPTLTTSEDWALVREAVRGGKERLLLRDGLLKRRLLLYVRPPEEDNVVVEEPKLLLLSLDFTLLGNLFGAFLLGILFLLLLGAGGLSIAFGRIVDTLTTPFEQLARNMAALAANPGEFEPDQNLKSSSVTEVQALLDTFRGMAVKLSATMEEREAALQQARALYGETRILNDELEHILGATGRLTSEATSGEETFLPELLHMALQFIPEADCGSISEVNGEEWRIVDAVGHDAECLRTLPLKRTHLRVTKGTSVVPFVYDDLDQRMPPSLAEKFRTAVLPIRQSLLHSFFLDEEMVGQICLDISQGRSEASAFSLRSERVLAAFGNIASAYLGIRRYVATSSSFQKQLVSVMIGILEIYDHYTKGHSENVAQLACRLAAALKMDENDISRIYWTGLLHDLGKLLVPVTVLNKPGPLEDEEYEIIKMHPRWGYAVLSSSAHLGEIARDVLHHHERWDGTGYPEGISGEAIPLGARILSVADAFDAMTSCRSYRPAMAKSEALRELKRHRGTQFDPAVVDVALRILP; encoded by the coding sequence ATGGCAACCACGAAAGGCATGGCCTTCTTCGAGGATCACCTCGCCACCCTGGCGTCCCGCCAGGTTGCGGAGTACAAGGACATGTTCGATCTCCTCGAGGAGAACGGCGATGCGCTTCTCCTCCGCTTTCTGGAGGATCTCAAGATGCATTACGCAGAGGAGGGGCGGCTTCCTTCGGAAGCTCCCGACGAGGAACTCGCCTCTCTGATGCGACGCTTCGTCCGCGCCTCCGGCACATCCCCCTTCGACCCCGGAACTTTTCGCTATTACCTCATCGATTCCAAAGGACGAGTGACGCGCACCAACCATCCTCCCGACCTCGGGCTCGATCTTTCTCAATTCACACGGCTCTGGAGAACGCTCCGCACCATGGTTCCCGGAGAGGTGCGACTCCAACGGGCCACATCGGCCACCATGACCGACGACTACAACAAGTACGCCTACTGGAAACTGCAGGACGATACGATTCTCGAGGTGAGCGTCTCCGTGCCGCGGAAACACATGGACAAATATCTGGAGAAGATCCGAGGCATGCTGAACTTTCCTTTCGTGAACTCCCTCGCCTTCGCCAGCCTCGCCACGAGAAGGCTCGAAACGGGAGACCCCACCCTGACGACCTCGGAGGATTGGGCTCTCGTCCGGGAGGCCGTGCGGGGAGGAAAAGAGCGCCTCCTTCTCCGGGACGGACTCCTGAAGAGGCGCCTGCTCCTCTATGTCCGCCCTCCCGAAGAGGACAACGTTGTCGTGGAGGAGCCGAAACTGCTGCTCCTCTCCCTCGATTTCACTCTTCTGGGCAACCTCTTCGGGGCGTTTCTTCTGGGAATTCTCTTTCTTCTTCTTTTAGGGGCAGGAGGACTCTCCATCGCCTTCGGCAGGATCGTGGACACTCTCACGACACCCTTCGAACAGCTTGCGCGAAATATGGCGGCTCTTGCGGCGAATCCGGGGGAGTTCGAACCCGACCAAAACCTGAAGTCCTCCTCCGTGACAGAGGTTCAGGCGCTGCTCGACACCTTCCGCGGCATGGCGGTCAAACTCAGCGCGACCATGGAGGAGCGAGAGGCGGCGCTGCAGCAGGCCCGCGCCCTCTACGGAGAAACCCGGATCCTGAACGACGAACTGGAGCATATCCTCGGCGCGACAGGACGCCTCACCTCCGAAGCCACCTCCGGAGAGGAGACGTTTCTTCCGGAGCTGCTCCACATGGCGCTCCAGTTCATCCCCGAGGCAGACTGCGGCAGCATCTCCGAGGTGAACGGCGAGGAATGGCGCATCGTCGACGCAGTGGGACACGACGCGGAATGCCTTCGCACGCTCCCCCTGAAACGGACGCACCTTCGTGTAACGAAGGGAACAAGTGTCGTTCCCTTCGTCTACGACGATCTCGATCAGCGCATGCCGCCTTCGCTGGCGGAGAAATTCCGCACCGCCGTGCTCCCCATCCGCCAGTCTCTTCTGCACTCGTTCTTCCTCGACGAGGAAATGGTGGGACAAATTTGTCTGGACATCTCCCAGGGGCGCAGCGAAGCGAGCGCCTTCTCCCTCCGGTCGGAGCGGGTTCTCGCCGCCTTCGGCAACATAGCCTCGGCCTATCTCGGCATTCGTCGCTACGTCGCCACTTCGTCATCCTTCCAGAAACAGCTCGTTTCCGTGATGATCGGCATTCTGGAGATCTACGACCACTACACCAAGGGACATTCCGAGAACGTGGCCCAACTGGCATGCCGTCTCGCCGCAGCGCTGAAGATGGATGAAAACGACATCTCCCGCATCTACTGGACGGGACTCCTCCACGACCTGGGGAAACTCCTCGTGCCCGTGACGGTGCTGAACAAGCCGGGCCCGCTCGAAGACGAAGAGTACGAGATCATCAAGATGCATCCCCGCTGGGGATACGCGGTGCTCTCCTCCTCGGCACACCTCGGGGAAATCGCCCGGGACGTGCTGCACCACCATGAACGCTGGGACGGCACTGGCTACCCTGAGGGCATCTCGGGAGAGGCGATCCCGCTCGGCGCACGCATCCTCTCCGTGGCGGACGCCTTCGACGCCATGACGAGCTGCCGCTCCTACCGCCCCGCCATGGCAAAGAGCGAGGCCCTCCGGGAACTGAAGCGTCACCGGGGGACTCAGTTCGACCCTGCCGTGGTGGACGTGGCGCTCCGCATCCTTCCCTGA